A region of uncultured Desulfobacter sp. DNA encodes the following proteins:
- a CDS encoding DNA methylase: protein MIEKKFDMSFISSIALREKQIQQNYRPIIGVHKWFARRPGTLFRGLLLSEFLEGQLQETFYKSNNLSGLHICDPFMGGGTPIIEANRVGCDVTGFDINPMSFWIVKQEIDHLDLESYLNTAQALRATLEHKIGAFYRTSCSCCGSQKAHVKYFLWVKIISCHQCGASIDLFPGYLLSSDARHPKNVFLCPSCGNLTETSDRKKDGSCTYCAAKLQMNGPASRGRCKCSACGTINIYPNASHGAPRHRLFAMEYHCPECKPFHTGRFFKVPDENDLIRLHQVENFWARMQPEYVPGDHIPSGDETDRLHRWGYTHYQQMFNNRQLLGMELSARFIAKIPDERVRNALATNFSDLLRYQNMLCRYDTRALKSLDIFSVHGFPVGLIQCESNFLGIQETGRNVCIGSGGWANIIEKFKKAKVYCKEPFEVRYHGRTKKIIPLNGEWIGDHLNGNEAAQKRLVNISCRDAASCDVLDDSLDAVFTDPPYFGNVQYAELMDFCYVWLRKLIGKNLSTFSADSTRTQGELTGNTDMGRGIEHFTDGLSAVFQRMANALKPGAPLVFTYHHNQLEAYYPIAVAILDAGLACSASFSCPAEMGASIHIKGTSSSIIDTVFVCRQTGTMLRKWIADSPEGVVQIVENDLDLLKAGNVKPTLGDTRCVIYGHFIRLAIWSLRLGWQKTEPTNSRISKVADWLHQFGSWEQVYNCLTGQRVALQKNLPLSFAVNESEIKYGAEYADVSF from the coding sequence ATGATAGAAAAAAAATTTGATATGTCTTTTATTTCCAGTATTGCGCTTCGGGAAAAGCAGATTCAACAGAACTACCGCCCGATTATCGGGGTACACAAATGGTTTGCAAGGCGGCCCGGCACATTATTCAGAGGTCTTCTTCTGTCCGAATTTTTAGAAGGACAACTTCAGGAGACGTTTTACAAGTCCAATAACCTTTCAGGACTTCATATCTGCGATCCTTTTATGGGAGGTGGAACTCCCATTATAGAAGCCAATCGTGTCGGATGCGATGTTACGGGATTTGATATCAATCCCATGTCTTTCTGGATAGTCAAACAGGAGATTGACCACCTTGACCTTGAATCCTATTTAAATACTGCCCAGGCTCTCAGGGCAACACTGGAACATAAGATTGGGGCATTTTACAGAACCAGCTGTTCATGTTGCGGCTCACAGAAAGCCCATGTAAAATATTTTTTATGGGTTAAAATCATATCATGCCACCAATGTGGAGCGAGTATAGATCTATTTCCAGGCTATCTTCTGTCTTCCGATGCCAGGCACCCTAAAAATGTTTTTCTCTGTCCATCCTGTGGGAATCTGACTGAAACCAGTGACAGAAAAAAAGACGGTTCCTGCACCTATTGTGCCGCAAAACTACAGATGAATGGCCCGGCAAGCCGAGGGCGCTGCAAATGTTCGGCTTGTGGAACAATTAACATTTATCCTAATGCCAGCCATGGTGCGCCTCGTCACAGACTCTTTGCAATGGAATATCATTGCCCGGAGTGCAAACCATTTCATACCGGTCGTTTTTTTAAAGTTCCCGATGAAAACGATTTGATTCGGCTTCACCAGGTAGAAAATTTTTGGGCCAGAATGCAGCCTGAATATGTTCCCGGCGATCACATTCCCAGCGGGGATGAAACGGACCGTCTTCACCGCTGGGGATATACACACTATCAACAGATGTTTAATAACCGGCAGCTGTTAGGAATGGAACTATCAGCCCGTTTTATTGCAAAAATACCGGATGAACGGGTAAGAAACGCGTTGGCAACAAATTTTTCTGATCTGCTTCGATATCAGAATATGCTGTGCCGATATGACACCAGAGCACTAAAATCCCTTGATATTTTTTCTGTCCATGGTTTTCCGGTAGGCTTAATTCAATGTGAATCAAATTTTCTTGGTATTCAGGAGACCGGGCGCAATGTGTGTATTGGCAGTGGAGGGTGGGCCAATATCATTGAAAAATTTAAAAAAGCCAAGGTTTATTGCAAAGAGCCCTTCGAGGTCAGGTATCACGGTCGGACAAAAAAAATTATTCCTCTTAACGGAGAATGGATCGGTGATCATTTAAACGGTAACGAGGCTGCACAAAAGCGACTTGTCAATATTTCATGCCGAGATGCCGCATCTTGTGACGTTCTCGACGATTCGCTGGATGCTGTTTTTACTGATCCGCCGTATTTCGGAAACGTTCAGTATGCCGAACTTATGGATTTTTGTTATGTCTGGCTTAGAAAACTGATTGGCAAAAATTTAAGTACATTCAGTGCCGACTCCACCCGAACACAAGGTGAATTGACCGGGAATACAGACATGGGGCGCGGGATTGAACATTTTACGGATGGACTTTCAGCGGTTTTTCAACGCATGGCAAACGCATTAAAGCCAGGGGCTCCTCTTGTATTCACCTATCATCATAACCAGCTTGAGGCCTATTACCCGATAGCCGTGGCAATCCTTGATGCAGGATTGGCATGCTCAGCATCGTTTTCCTGTCCTGCTGAAATGGGAGCCTCCATTCATATAAAGGGGACCTCTTCATCAATCATTGACACAGTTTTTGTATGCCGGCAAACCGGAACCATGCTCCGAAAATGGATAGCCGATTCACCAGAAGGCGTCGTGCAAATTGTTGAAAATGATCTTGACCTGCTTAAAGCCGGAAATGTCAAACCAACCTTAGGAGATACCAGATGTGTTATCTACGGGCATTTCATTCGTCTGGCAATCTGGTCATTACGTCTTGGGTGGCAAAAAACAGAACCGACAAATTCACGTATATCAAAAGTAGCTGATTGGCTTCACCAGTTTGGAAGTTGGGAACAGGTATATAATTGTCTGACCGGCCAAAGAGTAGCTCTGCAGAAAAATTTACCTTTGTCGTTTGCCGTTAATGAAAGTGAAATCAAATATGGAGCCGAGTACGCCGATGTTTCCTTTTGA
- a CDS encoding ABC transporter ATP-binding protein/permease, with protein sequence MNPSDISGLSRLDLNLWKEYLDIAQEFWLPQSLKSRTRFIVMLCLLMAFVASLLFLFIAVVTTATHAFAPEFVTKTAPGLMDWIKGIVHSGLIWALGAGFLVPALVFSLYSKKLKGFFLPWSILGVLLLLSFTVSGLNVVLSYVGRFFQTALAQKDQPTFWRFLYVYASVFVIGTPIVVIYSYIRKKLGLIWREWVTTSFIDHYLKNRAYYALTTSKDIDNPDQRLAEDLRQFTVTSLSFLLVILGAIIDLVAFTGILWSISRLLSGILFVYAFCGTLITIFIGKRLVGLNYNQLRKEADFRYGLIHIRDNAESIAFYQGEKGEKEQIFKRFKAVLRNFNFLIGWQRNLEFFTTGYNYLVIILPAMIVAPMYFAGKVEFGEISQASFAFGQVLGAFSIIVQYFDSISAFAAGINRVSTFKDKLFTASGSKTSENDTNQTRIQRITKETIRVQDLTLKTPDYKRTLIQNLSLDFGKGKSILIMGHSGAGKSSLLRGIAGLWASGSGTIEHPPADKVMFLPQKPYMVLGSLREQLQYPSGNPLDDNQIKAVMEMVNLTDLYQKMQRAAGDNSFMDVENNWEEILSQGEQQRLAFARLLITKPRFAVLDEATSALDVDNEKALYNTLSKLDIAYISVGHRPTLKAYHDKILFIQGDGGWEMRETSEQ encoded by the coding sequence ATGAACCCCAGCGACATCTCCGGCCTTTCAAGGCTGGATCTCAACCTATGGAAGGAATACCTGGACATTGCCCAGGAGTTCTGGCTGCCCCAAAGCCTTAAAAGCAGAACACGTTTTATTGTGATGCTGTGCCTTTTAATGGCTTTTGTGGCGTCTCTGCTTTTCCTGTTCATTGCCGTGGTCACCACCGCCACCCACGCTTTTGCCCCTGAATTTGTCACCAAAACCGCTCCGGGCCTGATGGACTGGATCAAGGGCATTGTGCACTCCGGTCTGATCTGGGCTCTGGGCGCAGGCTTTCTTGTTCCGGCCCTGGTTTTTTCCCTGTACTCAAAAAAGCTCAAGGGATTCTTTCTGCCCTGGAGCATTCTTGGGGTTCTTCTTCTGCTCTCATTTACGGTTTCAGGGCTGAACGTGGTTCTAAGCTATGTGGGCCGTTTTTTCCAGACAGCCCTTGCCCAGAAGGACCAGCCCACATTCTGGCGGTTTCTCTATGTGTATGCCTCGGTGTTTGTAATCGGCACCCCCATTGTGGTGATCTATTCATATATCAGAAAAAAACTGGGGCTGATCTGGCGGGAGTGGGTCACCACCAGTTTCATTGACCATTATCTTAAGAACCGGGCCTACTATGCCCTGACCACCAGCAAGGACATTGACAACCCGGACCAGCGTCTGGCCGAAGATTTAAGGCAGTTTACTGTCACCAGTTTAAGTTTTCTTCTTGTCATCCTGGGCGCCATTATTGACCTTGTGGCCTTTACCGGAATTTTATGGTCCATTTCCAGGCTGTTGTCCGGCATCCTTTTCGTCTATGCTTTCTGCGGCACTCTGATCACCATATTCATCGGCAAACGCCTGGTGGGGCTCAACTACAACCAGTTGCGCAAGGAGGCCGATTTCAGGTACGGCCTGATTCATATCCGGGACAATGCCGAATCCATTGCCTTTTACCAGGGCGAAAAAGGGGAGAAGGAGCAGATCTTCAAGCGATTCAAAGCAGTGCTGAGAAATTTTAATTTTCTCATCGGCTGGCAACGGAACCTTGAATTTTTTACCACCGGCTACAATTACCTGGTCATTATCCTGCCCGCCATGATTGTGGCGCCCATGTATTTTGCAGGCAAGGTGGAGTTCGGCGAAATTTCCCAGGCCTCATTCGCTTTTGGTCAGGTATTGGGTGCCTTTTCCATTATTGTCCAGTATTTTGACAGTATCAGCGCCTTTGCCGCCGGTATCAACCGTGTATCTACGTTTAAGGATAAACTCTTTACGGCATCCGGATCAAAAACATCGGAGAATGATACAAACCAAACCCGGATTCAACGCATTACCAAAGAGACCATCCGGGTACAAGACCTTACCCTGAAAACCCCTGACTATAAACGCACCCTGATCCAGAATTTGAGTCTTGACTTTGGTAAAGGGAAAAGCATCCTGATCATGGGTCATTCCGGTGCCGGGAAAAGTTCCCTGCTACGCGGCATTGCAGGGCTCTGGGCTTCGGGTTCCGGCACCATTGAACACCCGCCGGCGGACAAGGTCATGTTTCTGCCCCAGAAACCGTATATGGTATTGGGCAGTCTGCGCGAACAGCTCCAGTACCCCAGCGGAAATCCTCTCGACGACAACCAGATCAAAGCAGTCATGGAGATGGTCAATCTCACAGACCTGTACCAGAAAATGCAGCGCGCAGCCGGGGACAACTCTTTCATGGACGTGGAAAACAACTGGGAAGAGATTCTCTCCCAGGGAGAACAGCAGCGCCTGGCCTTTGCCAGACTTTTGATCACAAAGCCTCGGTTTGCGGTCCTGGACGAGGCCACCTCCGCTTTGGACGTGGACAATGAAAAGGCACTGTACAACACCCTGTCGAAACTCGATATTGCCTACATCAGCGTGGGCCACCGTCCCACTTTGAAAGCGTATCATGACAAAATTTTGTTCATCCAGGGTGACGGCGGCTGGGAAATGCGGGAGACGTCGGAACAATAG
- a CDS encoding sugar phosphorylase, with amino-acid sequence MNNTVLEAPACLFDRVRAYLEIIYPGKDTDTLARKAIAVFQPIHDSLGDSCASARPLWSEKDIALLTYGNSLEEENVRPLRTLDRFLKDYTLDRFSIVHILPFFPYSSDDGFAVMDYYTVNPSLGNWEDIRKIAGRCRLMADLVVNHTSSRSWWFENFKKGIHPGKDYYVTVDPESDLSKVIRPRTTPLLREVATPDGPRHVWCTFSHDQVDLDFKNPDVLMEFLTIIRHYLDNGVQVFRLDAVAFLWKEVCTTCLHLGQTHKIVKLMRTLIQAHNPRAIIITETNVPARENLSYFGIGDEAQVIYNFPLPPFLLNTMVTGNSKGITDWLKAVPDNMENTTFLNFIASHDGIGLRPVEDYFSQQERTQLINLMKAFGGRISTRALNNHKDNPYEINISLWDAMKGTVHGGEDNFQAQRFICAHTIMLGLKGIPAIYIHSLLGTENDYERRENLQSNRAVNRHIWNYPDLCAKLADPDNHHHQVFFALCSLIDKRKLQPAFYPDAGQTIFNINRKVVAFQRRPDETGTTSALLCIHNITDQAVFIPPEDLPAKWRQAGEDLISEKSVQLDKGLDLAPYQAMWIKREKIS; translated from the coding sequence ATGAACAATACCGTCCTTGAAGCGCCGGCCTGTCTGTTTGACAGGGTCAGGGCCTATCTTGAAATCATTTACCCCGGAAAGGATACGGATACACTGGCCCGAAAGGCCATTGCTGTTTTCCAACCCATTCATGATTCCCTGGGCGACAGCTGTGCGTCAGCAAGACCCCTGTGGTCTGAAAAGGACATTGCCCTGCTCACCTACGGCAACTCCCTTGAGGAAGAAAATGTCCGGCCTCTAAGAACCCTTGACCGGTTTCTCAAAGACTATACCCTTGACCGGTTTTCCATCGTCCACATCCTGCCCTTTTTCCCATATTCGTCGGATGACGGATTTGCAGTCATGGATTATTACACAGTGAACCCCAGCCTTGGAAACTGGGAGGATATACGCAAGATCGCCGGGCGCTGCCGGCTTATGGCTGATCTTGTGGTCAATCATACCTCATCGAGGAGCTGGTGGTTTGAGAATTTCAAAAAAGGGATCCACCCGGGGAAGGACTATTATGTGACCGTGGACCCGGAAAGTGACCTGTCCAAAGTGATCCGGCCCAGGACAACGCCCTTGCTGCGGGAGGTGGCCACACCTGACGGCCCACGGCATGTCTGGTGCACCTTCAGCCATGACCAGGTGGATCTGGATTTTAAAAACCCGGATGTCCTCATGGAATTCTTAACCATTATCCGCCACTACCTGGATAACGGGGTGCAGGTATTCAGACTGGATGCCGTGGCATTTCTGTGGAAAGAGGTCTGCACCACCTGTCTGCACCTGGGCCAGACCCATAAAATCGTCAAACTCATGCGTACCCTGATCCAGGCCCACAACCCCCGGGCCATCATCATTACGGAAACCAATGTGCCGGCCCGGGAAAATCTCTCCTATTTCGGCATAGGCGATGAAGCCCAGGTGATTTACAATTTCCCTTTGCCTCCGTTTCTGCTCAACACCATGGTCACAGGCAACAGTAAAGGGATTACGGACTGGCTGAAAGCCGTGCCCGACAACATGGAAAATACCACTTTCCTGAATTTTATTGCCTCCCACGACGGCATTGGGTTACGTCCCGTGGAAGACTATTTTTCCCAACAGGAGAGGACACAGCTCATTAATCTGATGAAGGCATTTGGCGGTAGGATTTCCACCAGGGCGCTCAATAACCACAAGGACAATCCTTACGAAATCAATATCAGCCTGTGGGATGCCATGAAGGGAACGGTTCACGGCGGGGAGGATAATTTCCAGGCCCAGCGGTTTATCTGTGCCCACACCATTATGCTGGGTCTCAAGGGCATTCCGGCCATCTACATCCACAGCCTGCTGGGCACGGAAAATGATTATGAACGCAGGGAAAATCTGCAGTCCAACCGGGCCGTCAACCGCCATATCTGGAACTACCCGGATCTGTGCGCAAAGCTGGCCGATCCCGACAACCATCACCATCAGGTATTCTTTGCCCTTTGTTCCCTCATTGACAAAAGGAAGCTGCAGCCTGCCTTTTATCCCGATGCCGGGCAAACCATTTTTAATATAAACAGGAAAGTAGTGGCTTTCCAGCGCAGGCCAGATGAAACCGGCACCACTTCAGCCCTTTTGTGCATTCACAACATCACGGACCAGGCTGTCTTCATTCCCCCGGAAGATCTGCCCGCCAAGTGGCGGCAGGCAGGGGAGGATCTGATCTCGGAAAAAAGCGTGCAGCTTGACAAGGGACTGGATCTTGCCCCATACCAGGCCATGTGGATAAAAAGAGAAAAAATTTCATAA
- a CDS encoding glycosyl transferase: MGDFHQNGIITILHNLSRQPVEILESQLNQFSEKQPLGLVLPSLFSELEGPALSHIVEELASVTYLDQVVIGLDRASEDQFRHALKFFSRLPQHHRILWNDGPRLRAIDNKLAQMGLAPTEPGKGRNVWYCFGYILATGLVDAVALHDCDILTYERSLLARLIYPVAHPDFAYKFCKGYYARFTESKVNGRVSRLLVSPLLSALKKICSSTESLDYLESFRYPLAGEFSMRTDVLEDLRMPTDWGLEVGILYEMKRNYSLNRICQVDIADTYDHKHQPMSFKDADTGLSKMSIDIAKAIFKKLATEGEVFTPETFRTIKATYYRQALDFVEIYHNDAVMNGLNLDRHREEQAVELFAENILAAGNAFLEEPHLMPFIPAWNRVKSAFPDVMNEIKDAVEKDYEQYRP, translated from the coding sequence ATGGGAGATTTTCATCAGAACGGTATTATCACCATATTGCACAACCTCTCCCGGCAGCCGGTAGAAATTCTGGAGTCCCAGCTCAATCAATTTTCAGAAAAACAGCCCCTGGGTTTGGTGCTGCCCTCTCTTTTTTCCGAACTTGAAGGGCCTGCTTTATCCCATATTGTGGAAGAACTGGCCAGTGTCACCTATCTGGACCAGGTTGTCATCGGTCTGGACCGGGCCAGTGAAGATCAGTTCCGGCACGCACTGAAATTTTTTTCCCGCCTGCCCCAGCACCACCGCATCCTCTGGAACGACGGGCCGAGACTACGGGCCATTGACAATAAACTTGCACAAATGGGGCTGGCACCCACGGAACCGGGCAAGGGCCGAAACGTCTGGTATTGTTTCGGATATATCCTGGCCACCGGGCTGGTGGATGCCGTGGCGTTGCATGACTGCGACATTTTAACCTATGAACGCTCCCTGCTGGCCCGGCTGATCTATCCTGTGGCCCATCCCGACTTTGCCTACAAATTCTGCAAAGGTTATTATGCACGGTTTACCGAGTCCAAGGTCAACGGCCGGGTGAGCCGGCTTCTGGTATCTCCTCTGCTGTCCGCATTGAAAAAAATCTGCTCATCAACGGAATCCCTGGATTATCTGGAGAGCTTCAGGTACCCCCTGGCCGGAGAATTCTCCATGCGGACCGATGTTCTTGAAGATTTACGCATGCCCACGGACTGGGGGCTTGAGGTGGGTATCTTGTACGAGATGAAACGAAATTACAGTCTTAACCGGATCTGCCAGGTGGACATTGCCGACACCTATGATCACAAGCATCAGCCAATGAGTTTTAAAGATGCAGATACAGGCCTCTCCAAGATGAGCATTGACATTGCCAAGGCTATTTTTAAGAAACTGGCCACGGAAGGTGAGGTATTTACCCCGGAAACCTTTCGAACCATTAAGGCCACCTACTACCGCCAGGCTCTGGATTTTGTGGAAATCTACCACAATGACGCAGTAATGAACGGCTTGAATCTGGACCGTCACAGGGAAGAACAGGCCGTGGAGCTGTTTGCAGAGAATATACTGGCTGCCGGAAATGCATTTCTTGAAGAGCCCCACCTGATGCCTTTTATTCCGGCCTGGAACCGGGTAAAATCCGCTTTTCCCGATGTTATGAATGAAATAAAAGACGCGGTTGAAAAAGACTATGAACAATACCGTCCTTGA
- a CDS encoding HAD-IIB family hydrolase, with product MTEMPHSSQTIVFTDLDGTLLDHDTYGFDPARPALAMLGQKKIPVILNSSKTLVEILKIRSALGNGHPFIAENGSVVAVPEPTFADLVDNDSLFQSQSGLMVKRLGGDREEILNILNKLRRIHGFAFEGFADMDPGRLSQVTGLTEGQAIEAGQRLCTEPILWQDTPGQWQAFAGHLAGAGLGWVQGGRFISISRPFDKKDGVACLLALYTADMGSAPFTIGLGDSPNDQAMLDMMDIAVVICSARSDQITLSRAKTVIRTTARGPQGWQEAMNTIFDTSRRN from the coding sequence ATGACTGAAATGCCACATAGCAGCCAAACAATAGTATTCACGGATCTTGACGGCACACTTCTGGACCATGACACCTATGGTTTTGATCCGGCCCGACCGGCTCTGGCCATGCTTGGTCAAAAAAAGATCCCTGTCATTCTTAATTCCAGCAAAACCCTGGTTGAGATACTGAAAATCCGCAGTGCCCTTGGCAATGGCCACCCATTTATTGCGGAGAACGGATCTGTGGTGGCGGTGCCTGAACCTACCTTTGCCGACCTTGTTGATAACGATTCTTTATTTCAATCCCAATCCGGACTGATGGTCAAGCGTCTCGGAGGCGACAGGGAAGAGATTTTGAATATATTAAACAAGTTGCGCCGGATACATGGTTTTGCCTTTGAAGGTTTTGCCGATATGGATCCAGGCCGGCTTTCCCAGGTGACAGGGCTGACGGAAGGTCAGGCCATTGAGGCCGGACAGCGCCTGTGTACCGAACCCATTCTCTGGCAGGACACCCCCGGGCAGTGGCAGGCGTTTGCCGGACATCTTGCCGGTGCAGGCCTTGGCTGGGTCCAGGGGGGGCGATTTATTTCCATATCCCGTCCCTTTGATAAAAAGGACGGGGTGGCCTGCCTGCTGGCCCTTTATACTGCAGACATGGGTAGTGCCCCCTTTACCATTGGTCTTGGGGACAGTCCCAATGACCAGGCCATGCTGGATATGATGGACATTGCTGTTGTGATTTGTTCAGCCCGCAGTGATCAGATTACACTGAGCCGGGCCAAAACCGTTATCCGCACCACGGCCCGCGGTCCCCAGGGGTGGCAGGAGGCCATGAATACCATTTTCGACACATCAAGGAGGAATTGA
- a CDS encoding NifB/NifX family molybdenum-iron cluster-binding protein produces MKVAISAYGQNLDAEINPRFGRCEYLLIVDTDSMACESFANESMDLTGGAGIQTAAFVISKGVQAVLTGSCGPNAMEVFNSAGVSVYPGQAGSVIQAVNRLKNNELTNVTQATTTEKAGMNQDNATRGPGMGMGGGRGMGGGGGRGMGGGGGKGMGGGCGMGRRR; encoded by the coding sequence ATGAAAGTTGCAATCAGTGCATATGGGCAGAATCTGGACGCTGAGATCAATCCCAGGTTTGGCAGATGTGAATATTTATTGATCGTTGATACAGACAGCATGGCTTGTGAAAGCTTTGCCAATGAAAGCATGGACCTGACAGGAGGGGCCGGTATCCAGACCGCCGCCTTTGTGATTTCCAAAGGCGTTCAGGCGGTTTTAACGGGCAGTTGCGGCCCCAATGCCATGGAGGTCTTTAATTCTGCCGGCGTGTCTGTTTATCCGGGCCAGGCCGGTTCCGTGATCCAGGCCGTGAACCGGTTGAAAAATAATGAATTGACAAATGTAACCCAGGCCACGACCACAGAAAAAGCAGGCATGAATCAGGATAACGCCACCCGGGGCCCCGGCATGGGTATGGGCGGCGGCAGAGGCATGGGAGGAGGCGGTGGCAGAGGTATGGGCGGCGGTGGAGGCAAAGGTATGGGCGGCGGATGCGGTATGGGCAGGCGGCGTTAA
- a CDS encoding CGGC domain-containing protein, whose translation MTKVGLIRCEKNETRCPLTNCFKTMIETTQGFAGYEACTPAGVFTCRCPGDNVGDMAKILKSKGAQAIHLCTCSFASKTEEGWDKTRGGFCPDIEKIATNISRASGLPCTLGTAHLPKGYTPQIFE comes from the coding sequence ATGACAAAAGTTGGACTTATCCGGTGCGAAAAAAATGAAACCAGGTGTCCTCTGACCAATTGTTTTAAAACAATGATTGAAACCACCCAGGGGTTTGCAGGATATGAGGCCTGCACACCGGCCGGCGTGTTTACCTGCCGGTGCCCCGGGGACAATGTGGGGGACATGGCAAAAATTCTTAAATCAAAAGGCGCCCAGGCTATTCATTTGTGCACCTGTTCATTTGCGTCCAAGACCGAAGAAGGATGGGATAAAACCAGGGGAGGATTCTGCCCGGATATTGAAAAAATCGCGACCAATATTTCCCGGGCCTCGGGACTGCCCTGCACCCTGGGAACGGCTCACCTGCCCAAAGGGTACACCCCGCAGATCTTTGAGTAA
- the ispF gene encoding 2-C-methyl-D-erythritol 2,4-cyclodiphosphate synthase encodes MQIRVGTGTDVHGLVEGPRLIIGGVEIDHPMGLKGHSDADVLLHAVCDALLGAAGLGDIGEHFPDTDPAFKGMDSTRFLQICKEKVRAKGFMVGNLDCTIFAQAPRMSPHKKAMAACIARVLELSPDCVNIKATTTEHLGFIGRKEGIAAQATVLLYKNES; translated from the coding sequence ATGCAGATAAGAGTGGGCACAGGAACCGATGTCCATGGGTTGGTGGAAGGACCCAGGCTGATCATCGGCGGGGTGGAAATCGACCATCCCATGGGGCTGAAAGGACATTCCGACGCGGATGTACTCCTTCATGCCGTTTGTGACGCCCTTTTAGGGGCTGCGGGCCTGGGAGACATCGGCGAACACTTTCCGGACACGGATCCGGCATTTAAAGGCATGGATTCCACCCGGTTTCTGCAAATCTGCAAAGAAAAAGTCCGGGCTAAAGGCTTTATGGTGGGAAATCTGGACTGCACCATTTTTGCCCAGGCCCCCAGGATGAGTCCTCACAAAAAGGCCATGGCCGCCTGCATTGCCCGGGTTTTGGAATTATCCCCGGACTGTGTGAACATCAAGGCCACCACCACCGAGCATCTGGGATTTATCGGCAGAAAAGAGGGAATTGCAGCCCAGGCCACGGTACTGCTGTATAAAAATGAAAGTTAA